The following are encoded in a window of Rubellicoccus peritrichatus genomic DNA:
- a CDS encoding LacI family DNA-binding transcriptional regulator, giving the protein MKRVTLKDIAQQADVSISTVSLALRGHPRIPQETVDRIKELAASMGYAPDPWLSSLSSYRSKTDVGERNTTIAVITNWETKAAWRSNETIMNYWNGALGMAEQMGYKLEEFWMPELGGEERTRSILYNRGIKAILLLPQPPEVDRMSFDFSDFSVTQVGRTLHWPIVNTVTHDHYGAMHLAGFHLNRMNYKRIGLAVTEGANRVHRWRWVASYLAKQYELSASMEMHPYMPQQMEKGSFLDWLKESRCDVVVSNEFAPYAFMKEVGMRVPDDIGFCCLCLEGRSDISGIQMKSEFSGAQAVSLLHMETMNRELGCPENPMTHLIEGSWNPGSTIREQ; this is encoded by the coding sequence ATGAAGCGGGTTACCCTAAAAGACATCGCGCAGCAGGCCGATGTCTCTATATCCACGGTGTCACTTGCCTTGCGTGGCCATCCGCGAATACCGCAGGAAACCGTTGACAGGATAAAGGAACTTGCCGCCAGCATGGGCTATGCGCCCGATCCCTGGCTTTCATCGCTTTCTTCTTACCGGAGTAAAACCGATGTGGGAGAGCGAAATACAACGATTGCAGTTATTACAAACTGGGAGACGAAGGCAGCCTGGCGTTCCAATGAAACCATAATGAATTATTGGAATGGCGCATTGGGTATGGCTGAGCAAATGGGGTATAAGCTTGAAGAATTCTGGATGCCCGAGCTTGGGGGAGAGGAGCGAACCCGATCGATCCTCTATAATCGTGGAATCAAGGCGATACTCTTACTGCCTCAGCCACCTGAAGTGGATCGAATGAGTTTTGACTTCTCGGATTTTTCTGTGACTCAGGTTGGGCGGACGCTGCATTGGCCAATCGTCAATACGGTGACTCATGATCATTATGGCGCGATGCACCTTGCGGGTTTCCATCTTAATAGAATGAATTACAAGCGGATTGGCCTGGCCGTGACAGAGGGTGCGAACAGGGTTCATCGCTGGCGTTGGGTGGCATCCTACCTGGCGAAGCAATACGAACTTTCTGCCAGTATGGAGATGCATCCGTATATGCCGCAGCAGATGGAGAAAGGCTCATTTCTGGACTGGTTGAAGGAGAGCCGTTGCGATGTTGTTGTCAGTAACGAATTTGCCCCCTACGCATTCATGAAAGAAGTGGGTATGCGTGTGCCCGATGACATTGGCTTCTGTTGTCTCTGTCTCGAAGGGAGGAGCGACATTTCGGGGATTCAAATGAAGTCAGAGTTTTCCGGAGCACAGGCGGTCAGTTTACTGCACATGGAAACCATGAATCGAGAATTAGGCTGTCCCGAGAACCCGATGACTCACCTCATTGAAGGTTCCTGGAATCCTGGTTCTACGATCAGGGAGCAATAA
- a CDS encoding Calx-beta domain-containing protein gives MNTHNTSFGLWASFLFVTLLSNPLLANFTEPPTRLYGKVIHLGAGTSYQVYAGELSVVIYDADNVENQVTLTTQLAPLGAGNAFSYELDIPQMYLPDALKMDDYLSIGSNARNFQIASITLDGNPADFLDTAQSTLSVTFNDRAGEHRLDLKVSFDEVDTDGDGMPDWWENLFGLNPNDPNDASSDIDNDTLTALAEFLGGTDPTVDNSEPEVIASSVLLAYNGYSGLMINIVDANDDPADITIQVDTIDETKVMIHDSSGAFDTVNDTFTYAQVLNGELMLVAQPGFVGHTTISVTATDLAMNNASGDVIVRPLSPATHAVIQPALWLNATSLSAPGDLEVWADLSGNNRDGFQGVVADQPAFDDDSGNTPSLPFVDFDGGDLFYLDDQQLALDSGTGLLAFSTNAFGPDDQVLFYGGGLEISLGGSDSVTNMQSLRVRESTGRELIGPVIMASEVSQLSWFSAANRSVLRKAGGVPFFSVLNHIGFDFSFPTIGGAHVIGEADPQNLLSGAIHEVIFYDEVLDAETLSRIEDYQMSRWQSLVLWDHRDETVPLSLTGFNGVRNSLNGGWGQDNLIGAELDDLLRGGPSDDTFTGNAGADRFQIFMGDGNDRISDFSESEGDHLDLSALFQDHSGTPEPYVNLRVAIVRENNIPRLDTIVELDFEVDGVVDQEIALTNIVWQNADLPRLVGEGYLQLGGLRYTTDLFFAGIETELIETAVARTFTITRQGNLDSSLGAYLSFGGTADDGEDFELADLQSAGLVHWVYFERGEDTTTFTITPQQDLWEESEVINISVLPLIGSELGNVPELEITLDDAPVVTVEALVPYAQRVGPVPGRFKVSRSGPLDAPMTVNLNLAGTAINGIDYEPISPQVIFDSGEAVKEIEVRPLSGVKVLEPKLAQLSVEVDQSQYITASPWSAAVSILDGFTSQPTTISKWASTQNFTPAQLADLAILQDVDDDSDFRTALEEYIRGSDSSVSDPLSQFLDVTSVENGRVLVTAKVREGLADVGYELAYFIADPLNTIPVEDLFTLSLERLSDGFVELRYLSKQGVDFTGGLMWVLDMNLTEPLFIESPASAPLADLENSLLAQGPAWVPAIDSPVLKAPRLASGETVDFVSNVTGPFRLDFDWTASLGAGDTLRLLVNGEENQVLTAGETDWTSVVLNITEEGRHTVSWELARQSSEGAVANWGASLRNVTLQ, from the coding sequence ATGAATACACACAATACTTCTTTTGGACTTTGGGCGTCATTCTTGTTTGTGACTTTATTGAGCAACCCTCTTCTTGCCAATTTTACCGAACCGCCGACACGGTTATACGGGAAGGTTATTCATCTGGGGGCAGGGACCAGTTATCAGGTTTATGCCGGAGAATTAAGTGTTGTCATCTATGATGCTGACAATGTTGAGAATCAGGTAACACTGACCACACAGCTTGCTCCGCTTGGTGCCGGCAATGCGTTTTCTTACGAGTTGGATATCCCTCAGATGTATTTGCCTGATGCTCTGAAGATGGATGACTATCTGAGCATTGGCAGCAATGCGCGTAATTTTCAGATTGCGAGTATTACTTTGGATGGGAATCCTGCCGACTTTTTAGACACGGCACAATCCACGCTGTCCGTCACCTTTAATGATCGGGCTGGAGAGCATCGTTTGGACTTGAAAGTGAGCTTCGATGAAGTTGATACGGATGGCGATGGCATGCCGGACTGGTGGGAGAATCTTTTCGGGCTTAATCCCAATGATCCTAACGATGCCTCATCCGATATCGACAATGATACTTTGACTGCCTTGGCAGAGTTTCTCGGTGGTACCGATCCAACTGTGGATAACTCCGAGCCGGAGGTCATCGCCTCCAGTGTGCTTCTGGCTTATAATGGTTACTCGGGTTTGATGATCAATATCGTAGACGCGAATGACGATCCTGCTGATATCACGATTCAGGTGGATACCATCGACGAAACCAAAGTCATGATTCACGACAGCAGCGGTGCCTTCGATACCGTCAATGATACTTTCACTTATGCCCAGGTTTTAAATGGAGAGCTTATGTTGGTGGCACAGCCAGGATTCGTTGGTCATACAACGATTTCGGTAACAGCCACAGATCTTGCCATGAACAATGCTAGCGGAGATGTCATTGTGAGGCCGCTTTCACCAGCCACACATGCCGTGATTCAACCTGCACTTTGGTTGAATGCAACCAGTCTATCCGCCCCTGGTGATTTGGAAGTGTGGGCAGATCTTTCAGGTAATAATCGTGACGGCTTTCAAGGTGTGGTTGCAGATCAACCAGCTTTTGATGACGATTCCGGAAACACACCTTCGTTGCCCTTCGTTGATTTTGATGGCGGTGATTTGTTTTACCTCGATGATCAGCAACTGGCGCTCGATAGCGGGACTGGATTGCTTGCTTTCTCAACCAACGCTTTCGGTCCCGATGATCAGGTTCTCTTTTATGGAGGAGGATTGGAAATCAGTTTGGGCGGTTCTGACAGTGTCACGAATATGCAGTCGCTGAGAGTAAGGGAAAGCACAGGTCGTGAACTTATCGGTCCGGTTATTATGGCGAGTGAAGTATCTCAGCTTTCATGGTTTAGCGCAGCCAATCGTTCGGTTTTGCGTAAAGCGGGTGGTGTGCCTTTTTTCTCTGTTCTCAATCATATCGGATTCGACTTTTCGTTTCCAACGATTGGTGGGGCTCATGTCATCGGCGAAGCTGATCCTCAGAACTTATTGTCGGGTGCAATCCATGAAGTCATTTTCTATGACGAGGTTCTGGATGCGGAAACACTCTCACGTATCGAAGATTATCAAATGTCACGCTGGCAATCTCTCGTCCTTTGGGATCACCGTGATGAAACAGTCCCGCTTAGCCTGACTGGTTTTAACGGTGTTCGTAATTCGCTGAATGGTGGATGGGGACAAGATAATCTCATTGGTGCCGAACTGGATGACTTGCTTCGCGGTGGTCCAAGCGATGATACTTTTACCGGGAATGCAGGTGCAGACCGCTTCCAGATATTCATGGGCGATGGTAACGACAGGATCAGTGACTTCAGTGAAAGCGAGGGTGATCATCTGGATCTAAGTGCGCTCTTTCAGGATCATAGCGGAACTCCTGAGCCTTATGTGAATCTACGAGTTGCGATTGTCCGGGAAAATAACATCCCAAGACTGGATACGATTGTAGAGCTTGATTTTGAAGTGGATGGTGTTGTCGATCAGGAAATCGCACTTACGAATATCGTCTGGCAGAACGCAGATCTACCGCGTTTGGTTGGCGAGGGCTATCTTCAATTGGGTGGGCTTCGCTATACAACGGATTTGTTCTTTGCCGGTATTGAAACAGAGTTAATCGAAACAGCGGTCGCAAGGACATTCACGATTACCCGTCAGGGCAATTTGGATTCTTCCCTTGGAGCCTATCTGAGTTTTGGCGGAACTGCTGATGATGGAGAGGATTTTGAATTGGCAGATCTGCAGTCCGCCGGACTGGTCCACTGGGTTTACTTTGAGCGTGGAGAAGACACGACTACCTTTACGATAACACCTCAGCAGGATCTCTGGGAGGAATCAGAAGTAATCAATATTTCTGTCCTGCCTTTAATTGGAAGTGAGCTCGGTAATGTTCCAGAGCTGGAGATCACCCTTGACGATGCCCCGGTCGTCACGGTCGAGGCATTGGTCCCATACGCTCAAAGAGTCGGTCCGGTTCCGGGGAGATTTAAAGTCTCGAGGTCCGGTCCTCTCGATGCGCCTATGACAGTGAATCTTAACCTGGCAGGAACGGCAATCAATGGTATCGATTACGAGCCTATTTCTCCACAGGTCATTTTCGATAGCGGAGAGGCAGTTAAAGAAATTGAAGTGCGCCCGCTGTCGGGAGTCAAGGTGCTGGAGCCCAAGCTGGCTCAATTGAGTGTTGAAGTAGATCAATCCCAATATATCACAGCCAGTCCCTGGTCGGCGGCAGTTTCGATTTTGGATGGTTTTACAAGCCAACCAACTACGATTAGCAAGTGGGCCAGCACCCAAAACTTTACACCAGCGCAGCTCGCTGATTTGGCTATCCTTCAGGATGTGGATGATGACAGTGATTTCCGAACCGCTTTGGAAGAATACATCCGTGGCAGTGACTCATCGGTTAGCGACCCCTTGTCACAATTCCTGGATGTAACCAGTGTTGAAAATGGACGAGTCCTGGTTACGGCCAAGGTTCGGGAAGGCTTGGCAGATGTTGGTTATGAATTGGCTTACTTTATTGCCGACCCACTCAATACAATTCCGGTCGAAGATCTCTTTACTTTAAGTCTGGAAAGATTGAGCGATGGTTTTGTCGAGCTGCGTTATCTCTCAAAGCAGGGTGTCGATTTTACAGGTGGTTTGATGTGGGTTCTTGATATGAATCTGACTGAACCGCTTTTTATCGAAAGCCCCGCCAGCGCACCTTTAGCGGATCTTGAGAATTCGTTACTTGCGCAAGGGCCGGCCTGGGTTCCGGCAATTGATTCACCAGTCCTTAAAGCTCCACGACTCGCTTCCGGTGAGACGGTTGATTTCGTCAGTAACGTAACCGGGCCTTTCCGATTGGACTTTGATTGGACTGCCAGCCTGGGAGCTGGTGATACTTTGAGGTTGCTTGTTAACGGAGAAGAGAACCAGGTTCTGACTGCAGGGGAGACAGACTGGACTTCGGTTGTCTTGAATATTACAGAGGAAGGGCGCCATACGGTTTCATGGGAGCTTGCCCGGCAATCTTCTGAGGGGGCTGTGGCAAATTGGGGAGCATCACTTCGCAATGTGACGCTTCAATAG
- a CDS encoding peptidylprolyl isomerase: MESKIHREQFSTASVAKCVRRLFAPLLVLVIGVMFYGCSKQETIAPDKDVLAQVNDRRITADEFQYWCQRNRASSDGPEARQELLQHIIERAALVEQARSAGLDQDPELRRAIDSLIIARLKEVSREQTELKHLNDDALRAYYDEVKEERFSKPAQTQVAVLWFQTRGRPELVERYQPVLEKARAEIIADDSLAAEDGFGLWSMTYSEHAPTRFKGGVIGWLRQDASYDGMRKAVLDVANTLETPGQISSVVTTPDGIFLVRLMDQKDQRFAPFESVADLLAREWKTHQRKAQEAALLNEALASSKIQIWETHLMNVPMPEDTLRGTMQPLPLLSTKSSTFETPVSQ, from the coding sequence GTGGAATCTAAAATACATAGAGAGCAGTTCTCTACGGCATCAGTTGCTAAATGTGTCAGGCGCCTGTTTGCGCCATTGCTTGTACTGGTTATTGGGGTGATGTTTTATGGATGCTCCAAACAGGAGACGATTGCACCGGATAAGGATGTCCTTGCCCAAGTCAATGATCGCAGAATTACAGCCGACGAGTTTCAATACTGGTGTCAGCGAAATCGTGCCTCATCGGATGGACCAGAGGCGCGTCAGGAGCTTTTACAACATATTATAGAGCGTGCTGCTCTGGTTGAACAGGCGCGATCAGCAGGCCTCGATCAAGATCCTGAGTTACGACGCGCAATCGACAGCCTGATCATTGCACGACTGAAAGAAGTGAGCCGTGAGCAAACAGAGCTGAAGCATCTAAATGACGATGCATTGCGCGCCTATTATGATGAGGTCAAGGAGGAACGATTTTCAAAACCTGCACAAACACAGGTGGCCGTATTATGGTTTCAAACCAGAGGCCGCCCTGAGTTAGTCGAGCGCTATCAGCCAGTCCTTGAAAAAGCGCGTGCTGAAATTATTGCCGATGACAGTCTTGCTGCCGAAGATGGGTTCGGTCTCTGGTCGATGACCTATTCCGAGCATGCACCCACCAGATTCAAAGGCGGAGTTATTGGATGGCTGAGACAAGATGCTTCTTACGATGGTATGCGAAAAGCGGTTCTTGATGTTGCGAATACTCTGGAAACCCCCGGGCAGATCAGTTCCGTAGTGACAACGCCGGATGGTATTTTTCTAGTGCGCCTGATGGATCAGAAGGATCAACGCTTCGCTCCCTTTGAATCCGTTGCGGACTTGTTGGCACGTGAATGGAAAACGCACCAACGGAAGGCTCAGGAAGCCGCTTTGTTGAATGAGGCCTTGGCGTCATCCAAGATTCAAATTTGGGAAACACATTTGATGAATGTCCCCATGCCTGAAGATACATTACGTGGTACGATGCAACCATTACCTCTATTGAGCACTAAATCTTCCACCTTTGAGACTCCAGTCAGCCAATAA